Proteins found in one Salvia splendens isolate huo1 chromosome 10, SspV2, whole genome shotgun sequence genomic segment:
- the LOC121752140 gene encoding 60S ribosomal protein L7-1-like has translation MATEEAAPAALNYIPEVVLKKRKTNEQWAVRRKLQQEERAKRQKTGNFIIKKPEQFIREYRDKELDLVQMKSRGKRIRSASVTPESNLLFVIRIRGKTDMHPKTRKILYALKLRKIRTGVFVKASAGIMEMLEKVEPYVTYGYPNVKSVKDLIYKKGVVRVGKERIPLTDNNIVEQELGKHSIICIEDIVNEIVVVGPHFKSVTSFLCPFVLNNPEKVLQGKKKRFEDGGDSGNRKDKINELISKIN, from the exons ATGGCGACGGAGGAGGCGGCCCCAGCGGCTCTAAATTACATACCGGAGGTTGTGCTGAAGAAGAGGAAGACTAATGAACAGTGGGCAGTTAGAAGAAAACTCCAGCAGGAGGAGAGGGCTAAGCGTCAGAAAACCGGCAATTTTATCATCAAGAAGCCCGAGCAATTCATCCGAGAATATCGCGATAAG GAATTGGACCTAGTTCAAATGAAGAGTAGGGGGAAGCGAATCAGATCAGCATCAGTAACACCGGAATCCAATCTTTTGTTTGTCATTCGCATACGAGG AAAAACTGACATGCATCCAAAAACTCGGAAGATTCTGTATGCTTTGAAATTAAGGAAAATACGGACTGGAGTATTTGTGAAGGCTAGTGCAGGAATAATGGAAATGTTGGAAAAGGTGGAGCCGTATGTAACTTATGG ATATCCCAATGTGAAGAGTGTAAAGGACTTGATCTACAAGAAAGGTGTAGTAAGAGTCGGCAAGGAGAGGATTCCTTTAACCGATAACAACATTGTGGAACAG GAATTGGGTAAGCATAGCATCATATGCATAGAAGACATAGTGAATGAGATTGTTGTTGTTGGTCCCCATTTCAAGTCAGTCACCAGTTTCCTCTGCCCCTTTGTGCTGAACAATCCGGAAAAGGTGCTGCAAGGAAAGAAGAAAAGGTTCGAAGATGGAGGAGATTCTGGAAATAGGAAGGATAAGATAAATGAGTTGATCAGCAAGATTAATTAG